The Sorangiineae bacterium MSr11367 genome window below encodes:
- a CDS encoding helix-turn-helix domain-containing protein, whose product MAFTIVVMEGAFATGVAATLDMLRTACALGAGSLPFDVCSVHGGYVELSSGVGIQTSRLRTMARKDRTTWIIPGLATTTAVAVRERLARPDAMALSKAIARHVARGGRVAAACTAVFLLPGAGVLAGRRATTTWWLAGLLAEMDAQCLVDAHAMVCADGPILTAGAAFAQTDLMLHLLRERCGAPLVDLLARSLLLDGRQAQAKYVAPELLANGDALIARITSAIESHFPHPPSVAELASRLGMTERTLSRHVRRVTGQSTMALVLSVKLRRAQALLQTTRWSVDEVAAKIGYQDASTLRRLLKKLGAGSPRALIAAKHNPLAIVRR is encoded by the coding sequence ATGGCTTTTACCATCGTCGTCATGGAGGGCGCCTTTGCCACGGGCGTTGCCGCAACCCTCGACATGCTCCGGACGGCGTGTGCGCTGGGAGCCGGCTCATTGCCATTCGACGTTTGCTCCGTCCATGGGGGATACGTCGAGCTCTCCTCCGGCGTGGGCATCCAAACGTCGCGTCTGCGCACCATGGCGCGCAAAGACCGAACGACATGGATCATCCCCGGCCTCGCCACCACGACCGCCGTGGCCGTGCGCGAGCGTCTCGCACGGCCGGACGCGATGGCGCTCTCGAAAGCGATCGCCCGTCACGTTGCGCGCGGAGGGCGCGTCGCGGCGGCGTGCACGGCGGTTTTCCTTCTACCCGGCGCGGGGGTCTTGGCCGGCCGCCGGGCCACCACCACGTGGTGGCTCGCAGGGTTGCTCGCGGAGATGGACGCGCAATGCCTCGTCGACGCCCACGCCATGGTTTGTGCCGATGGGCCCATCCTCACCGCCGGGGCGGCCTTCGCGCAGACGGATCTCATGTTGCACCTTCTCCGAGAGCGATGCGGCGCACCTTTGGTCGATCTCCTGGCGCGCTCCCTGTTGCTCGATGGCCGACAGGCGCAGGCGAAGTACGTGGCCCCGGAGCTACTTGCCAATGGCGATGCATTGATTGCGCGCATCACGTCGGCCATCGAATCGCACTTTCCCCATCCTCCGAGCGTCGCGGAGTTGGCCTCCCGTCTCGGGATGACGGAGCGGACGCTGTCGCGCCACGTCCGGCGCGTGACCGGCCAGAGCACCATGGCACTCGTGCTGAGCGTCAAACTGCGACGCGCCCAGGCCCTGCTCCAAACGACTCGCTGGAGCGTCGACGAGGTGGCCGCGAAAATTGGATATCAGGACGCGAGCACCCTTCGACGTCTATTGAAGAAGCTCGGCGCCGGTTCCCCGCGTGCTTTGATTGCTGCGAAACACAATCCTCTGGCGATCGTGCGTCGGTGA
- a CDS encoding hydrolase — translation MSIKAIAKPAKSLLSPKDHALILIDHQSQMAFNIKSIDITNLRTNAGILAHAAEGFKVPTILTTISKDTFAGPVFDEITAAFPGVKVVDRTTSNAWEDENFIARVNAIGKDRLVIAGLWTSVCCNGPVVSALEQGYEVYVVTDACGDATPEAHERAVERMIQAGARPITALTYLLELQRDWARQETYGLTTGIAMKFGGAFGIGIQYAHAMFAVHK, via the coding sequence CATCGCCAAGCCCGCCAAGAGCCTTCTCAGCCCGAAGGACCACGCCTTGATTCTAATCGACCATCAATCGCAGATGGCCTTCAACATCAAGTCGATCGATATCACTAACCTGCGGACGAACGCGGGAATCCTCGCCCACGCGGCGGAGGGGTTCAAGGTGCCGACCATCCTGACGACGATTTCGAAGGACACCTTCGCCGGCCCGGTGTTCGATGAAATCACCGCGGCTTTCCCAGGCGTGAAGGTCGTTGACCGCACCACGTCGAATGCCTGGGAAGACGAGAATTTCATCGCGCGCGTCAATGCCATCGGCAAGGACCGCCTCGTGATCGCCGGCCTGTGGACCTCGGTGTGCTGCAATGGCCCCGTCGTGTCGGCGCTGGAGCAGGGCTACGAAGTTTACGTGGTGACCGATGCGTGCGGCGACGCCACGCCGGAAGCCCATGAACGCGCGGTCGAGCGCATGATCCAGGCGGGCGCACGTCCCATCACGGCGCTCACCTATCTCCTCGAACTGCAGCGCGACTGGGCTCGTCAGGAGACCTACGGGCTCACCACCGGTATTGCGATGAAGTTCGGCGGGGCCTTCGGCATCGGCATCCAGTACGCCCACGCGATGTTCGCCGTCCACAAATAG